AACTAGCGGATCCGCTGTACGTGTTTTATTACTTTCGCTCGGATCGCGGACAACACGAAATTCTTTCGTACGCTAGCACAACAGGTGTGCCAAATATAGCGAGGGCCCTCGAATCCCTTAGGAAATTCCGGATTATTCTCCCTCCCCTCCCAGAGCAGCGCGCCATTGCCCACATCCTCGGCACGCTGGACGACAAGATCGAGCTGAACCAGCGGATGAGCCAGACGCTGGAGCAGATGGCACGGGCGCTTTTCAAGGCCTGGTTCGTGGACTTTGAGCCGGTGCGCGCCAAATGTAGGGGCGACCTTGATGGTCGCCCGCGCTGGCAGCGCGGCGTAAGGGCGCACGGCCGTGCGCCCATACAACCCGGCCTCCCCGCCCACCTCTACGACCTCTTCCCCGCCCGCCTGGTGGATTCGGAACTGGGGGAGATCCCGGAGGGGTGGAGGGTGGGGACGCTTGGCGATGTCGTTGAACACCTGCGCGATCAGGAAAATCCACTCTCGTCGCCTCAGACGCTCTACCAGCACTTCAGCATTCCAGCCTTCGACGAAGGGCAATGGCCGAAGACCGAGTACGGGGAAGCCATCAGGAGTCAGAAGTGGCACGTGCCGCCCGGGGTAGTTCTACTCTCTAAGCTCAACCCGGAGATCGAGCGTGTATGGCTGGTTGACGTTCGTCCTGGAGAGCATGCTGTTTGCTCGACAGAGTTTCTGGTGCTTCGCGCGCGATCTCCCTTCACGCGAAGCTTTGTCTATTGCCTCGCAAGGTCGCCCTTGTTTCGGCAGCAGCTCCAGAGTCTTGTCACGGGGACTTCAAAAAGCCATCAACGCGCCCAAGTTGAATCGATTCTCAGCCTTGCAACCTTCGTACCACCACCCCATGTCGCCATGGCATTCGATCGCCTGGCAGAAAGCTTGCTCACGCGAGCGCTTGAGTGTCGGCGTGAATCCCGCACCCTTGCTGGGCTGCGGGATGCGCTGCTGCCCAGGCTCATCTCCGGCAAGCTGCGGGTGAAGGATGCAGAACGGTTTTTGAGGGAGCGGGGGTTATGAGCAGCAGAATCACCCACATTGGATTCGCGG
The nucleotide sequence above comes from Calditrichota bacterium. Encoded proteins:
- a CDS encoding restriction endonuclease subunit S — translated: MAGEWREVTIQEIAERTASGPFGSNVKASEYRTFGVPVIRGINLAGPRFVDSDYVYISEEKAHELRSSLAFPGDIVFTARGSIGSVGFVPAQTYDKYVLSPNLIKVTVNTKLADPLYVFYYFRSDRGQHEILSYASTTGVPNIARALESLRKFRIILPPLPEQRAIAHILGTLDDKIELNQRMSQTLEQMARALFKAWFVDFEPVRAKCRGDLDGRPRWQRGVRAHGRAPIQPGLPAHLYDLFPARLVDSELGEIPEGWRVGTLGDVVEHLRDQENPLSSPQTLYQHFSIPAFDEGQWPKTEYGEAIRSQKWHVPPGVVLLSKLNPEIERVWLVDVRPGEHAVCSTEFLVLRARSPFTRSFVYCLARSPLFRQQLQSLVTGTSKSHQRAQVESILSLATFVPPPHVAMAFDRLAESLLTRALECRRESRTLAGLRDALLPRLISGKLRVKDAERFLRERGL